The following DNA comes from Hordeum vulgare subsp. vulgare chromosome 3H, MorexV3_pseudomolecules_assembly, whole genome shotgun sequence.
CTCCATGGCGGCTTCTTCAAGGGAGGCGGGGTGTTCCCCGCGCCGCACGTCCACCACCACTGTTGCTCGCCCCGGGGGCGCCGGTGAGGTCGAGGGCCGCCGGCGACCATGCGCCCCGGACTGCAGCGCGGTTCTGTGCCATGGCCGCAGCGAACTGCCACAGGATGCGGCGTGCCTCTGGTGGAggcgtgggagggaggggtggtgctGGAGGCGGGGGCGGAGTCGTCGGTGATGGTGGAGGCGGCGTCGACGACGAGCCCtggccctcttcttcttcttccaccatgatGGCAACGTTCAGATCGGGAACGGGGGGGGTAACCGTCTGTTTCCACTACTGCTGGCGTCGAGGACGGCAGATCCGGGACGGGGCTGTATCCTGGGGGGAAGAGGTGCTCCGGCAGTTCATCCGACGACGTCGGTGATGGCAGTCGCGGTGGTGCGCCCGTACGCGTCGGGCATGGAGCAAACTCGTGATGCAGGCAGTACGgtggcaggggcggcggcgcgagttCACAAAGGAACATCTCCTCCTCTCCGAGAAACGGCGCCGACGGTCCTGCAAGTAACCATTCCAGCGGAAAGATGATGAAGGCCGATGACGGAGTAGCCGGTACGATGTAGTCGTCGGCGATGGCCGGAGCCGAAGGCCCGGCCTGATGTATTGCAGGCATGTCTTCATTTGCAGCAGCGGTCGGAGCGGAGGATCAAGCCCGGTGCACCGTTGGTGCTTGCCCACGTAGTGGGTGGTTGCCTCGCCGGGCATAGCCACGGCGTCGGTTTTGCCGGTGGTTCCTGGCGAAAAAACGGCGTCGAGGGCCACTCGTGACACCAAGTCCATGACGACGACGTACAGCCTGGTGATGAGTGCGAGAAAAGCGACGGCGACGGCTTACCCGCTAGATGTAGCGAGCGAAGGCAAAGAAAAAGGGATGGCAGGCTCTCTCGTGCCATGTTCTTACCTTTTCCTCTTGTCTATGTCGGCCTTTTTCTCTTGTCTCTCTCAGTAAAGCaagtgctgataacgtgtaaagtttgaaaacgagaaaaagaaaacaaatgatGCAACAGTTGCTTTCATTAATGAATTGAGGATATATATACCCCTGATACAAAGGCGGATATAAAAAGACAGTTGCTAGAAGTAGCAACCGACATAGCAGGGATTAACCATTTAATTAATATAATTAATTTATTTCTAACACAATGTAAATTATTCTAAGCAATTAAAAAAAACATACCATAAAAAAATGCTCACGCACTTCAAAAACAAATTGAACAATGTCAAATATTATTCACGTACTTTACAAAAGAAAATGTGTTTCACGCcatttagaaaaatgtttgtgCGTTTCAATAATATGTTCATGAAatttattaaaaaaatgtttgtacaatgtAAAAAATATTCATATAGTTTTAAAAATGATTTGTCCGACTCAAAATAATTTTCAATCCATATTCAAAAATGCTTTGGAAAAAATATTCGACACACATATTTGAAAAATGATAATCGTGTATTTGAGAGATATTCAACGTGTATCAAAAAAAAGTtacatgtatataaaaaatggACAACTTGTATTAAAAAAGGTCGACACatgtttgaaaaaaaatcaataaaacaAACATATAAAAACATAAATAATAAAACACACACATGAAAGGTCTAAAACATGTGCAAACTGGTCTATGAACCTTCTCAAAACCGCTTAGATGGACCGGCCCAGTGAGGAGAAGGCACCTAGCGGCGGAGGCCGAGGTGGTGATGGAAATCCCTATTTGACTCTCTCTGCGTCGCCCTGTCGGGGCTTAGAAAAATATGTTCTGATATTTTTATTAAAATGTTttgtgttttttcagaaaaatgtttcggaatttgaaaaaatgttaacGAATTTGAAAAAATCTTTCGTAATTTAGAAAATattccaaaatttgaaaaaatgttccagaatttgaaaaaatgttccagaatttacttatttttcaggaatttgaaaaaatgttccataattcgaaaaaatgttccgaaatttgaAAAAACATTCCGGAATTTAAAACAATGTTCTGATATTTTTACTAAAATGTTTCGTATTTTTCAACTGCTGGTTGCTTACTTTTTTTTGTGGTCTCTAGATTCGCTGCTGGTCGCCTACTTGGACCGGCCCAGTCGGATATCCTCCTGTGCGTTGGAACAGCAATTTGCTGTCCTGACGGCGATATCTCTCGCAGTTGGCGAGAAGAAATAGCACAGGCGTTTACATGCTGTCCCCTGTTTTTTATGTTTTGCAATGGTTTGGACGTCACATCTATtctctccgtccgaaaatacttgtcgtgAGAAtaaatgtatctagatgtataatAATTTTAAATACATTCATTTGTATTCATTTTTATAACAACTAattttggacggagggagtattatcctAACGGCAGCGAACATTCATTTTTGAGACCATGCTGATCTGCTTTTGGCGAACAGTAAATTTCAAAAATACTATAAGAATTAAAGgaaatctgattttttttggcGTGGAAGAAGTTCGAGTGGGTAATGTCTGGGCAAATTCTCACCGTGTTCGGACATCTGAGGAGCTTGTGGCAAAAAATACAAAATCAATTCAAACAGCGTGTGAACCATAAACTTCCTCGTAGGCTTtaatgttgtcatttttgttgctagTCAGATGTCAAAACACGATGATAATTTAACACGAACATCACACACTTAAACACCTTTCATTTGACAACGCGAGTGCGGGATGTTAAGTTGAGAGGAGTAAATTGTCAAAAACTACCACATTTCGCGCAACCGTGTCTAGTAGCTATCACTTTACGATTTTGTGTGGAAAACTACCAAAATTTTCCCAATCGGTGGCAAAAAACTACCAAACTTTTTAACTGCCCGATTTAGCTCTTTTAACCGTTTTTCTGACaaggctggcccacatgtcaggtgCCAGCATGGACCCGCGCATTTCATCGAACAACTTCAACATCTTCGGGCTGCGCCGCGCCGCCGAGTACTTGGAGATGACGGAGGACCTGGAGGAGGGCAACCTCATCTTCAAGACGGAGGCGTTCCTCAGCTACGTGGTGCTCTCCTCCCGGCGCGACTCCATCGTGGTGCTCAAGAGCTGCGAGGGCCTCTCGCCGTTGGCAGAGAACCTGCAGATCGTGCGCCGCTGCAGCGAGTCCATCGCATGGAAGGCCTGCGCCAACCCGGCGTCTGCTGGGCCTACATCGGCGCCACCAGTGGCCGCCCGCCCAGGAGCGGCGCCGGCACGGCGAGCCCCCGCTAGAACACCGTCGTCGTCGGCGACGCCGGCTCCAAGGAGTCCAGCCCTGGCCGGCAGCCCGTGCCGCCCGCCCGACTGGTGGTTCAAGGATGTGTCCGTCCTCCGGATCGACCACTGCCGGGGCTCACCAAGGACGCGCCCcacgtcgtcggcggcggcgtcgACGAGCAGCGGGCACAGGTCTCGGCTGCCGGCGGTCTCCACATGATCATCGCCGGCCCGGGT
Coding sequences within:
- the LOC123441972 gene encoding coleoptile phototropism protein 1-like, coding for MDPRISSNNFNIFGLRRAAEYLEMTEDLEEGNLIFKTEAFLSYVVLSSRRDSIVVLKSCEGLSPLAENLQIVRRCSESIAWKACANPASAGPTSAPPVAARPGAAPARRAPARTPSSSATPAPRSPALAGSPCRPPDWWFKDDAPHVVGGGVDEQRAQVSAAGGLHMIIAGPGGKDDVATSVPAHEQCMVVESLIIIIIPLQRDNVSCGFLLRVLRLAIMLKTAPALVTELEKRVRMQFEQAALPDLLIPSAGRADTAYDVDLMKRLVEHFLVQEQTKQVPYSAGRGEAHAQPEREYYRSAADRAREQRGERRRGSR